In the genome of Actinomadura graeca, one region contains:
- a CDS encoding SDR family NAD(P)-dependent oxidoreductase, which produces MNVLITGGASGLGAAIARRVAEDGGRPLVLDLHPPKDDVEYVQADLADRGCAERAVHGLARSGGGLDAVVTAAGIDACGALGDVPAEDWERVVRVNLLGTAAVVRAALPYLEDEPRGRIVTVASTLGLRALGDATAYCASKFGVVGFTRALAAELAGRVGVTLMVPGGMDTAFFDDRTEQYRPGPDAELNRPADVAAAVAFALAQPAGCEVREMVVCPSREPSWP; this is translated from the coding sequence ATGAACGTCCTCATCACCGGTGGCGCCTCCGGGCTCGGCGCGGCCATCGCCCGCAGGGTCGCCGAGGACGGGGGACGTCCGCTCGTCCTGGACCTGCACCCGCCCAAGGACGACGTCGAGTACGTCCAGGCCGACCTCGCCGACCGCGGGTGCGCCGAGCGCGCCGTGCACGGGCTGGCCCGCTCCGGCGGGGGGCTGGACGCGGTCGTCACCGCCGCCGGGATCGACGCGTGCGGCGCCCTGGGGGACGTGCCCGCCGAGGACTGGGAGCGGGTCGTGCGGGTGAACCTGCTCGGCACCGCCGCCGTCGTGCGCGCCGCGCTGCCCTACCTGGAGGACGAGCCGCGCGGGCGGATCGTCACGGTCGCGTCCACGCTCGGGCTGCGGGCGCTCGGCGACGCCACCGCCTACTGCGCGTCCAAGTTCGGCGTCGTCGGCTTCACCCGGGCGCTCGCCGCCGAGCTGGCCGGGAGGGTCGGCGTGACGCTGATGGTCCCCGGCGGGATGGACACCGCCTTCTTCGACGACCGCACCGAGCAGTACAGGCCGGGCCCCGACGCCGAGCTCAACCGGCCCGCGGACGTCGCGGCGGCGGTCGCGTTCGCGCTCGCGCAGCCCGCGGGATGCGAGGTCCGCGAGATGGTCGTCTGCCCGTCGCGGGAGCCGTCGTGGCCGTGA
- a CDS encoding HAD-IIIA family hydrolase translates to MSHTVVVPTIGRDSLRVTLDALLASAAGGEGAPHEIIVVDDRPVPGAPLPLPLPPPGGPGIRVLRSGGRGPAAARNTGWRAAATEWVAFLDDDVVPGPGWCARLADDLAGLPPGVAGSKGRVRVPPPDGQRPTDWERGTAGLADADWITADMAYRRGVLAGTGGFDERFRRAYREDADLALRVLDAGHRLVRGTREITHPVRPAGPWASVRAQAGNADDVLMWRLHGRSWRARAGEGPGLLRRHAATTLAGLAALVTVPPALVAARRRPPRRGRVTGIALVSGTVWAALTARFAAERIRPGPRTGAEVALMLVTSAVIPPVAIRHRIRGLLAHRRARPWAGPRVVLFDRDDTLIRDVPYNGDPRRVEPMPGARRALDRLRRHGVRIGVVSNQSGVAKGRITAGDVRRVNARVEELLGRVDVWEFCPHDGDDGCACRKPLPGMIERAARRLGARPSDCAVIGDIGGDVEAAAAAGARGILVPTGRTLPVEIARAPETAPTLEAAVDLLLGGGRSR, encoded by the coding sequence GGACGACCGTCCCGTGCCCGGCGCGCCGCTGCCACTGCCGCTGCCGCCGCCCGGCGGGCCGGGCATCCGGGTCCTGCGCTCCGGGGGACGGGGTCCCGCCGCCGCGCGGAACACCGGCTGGCGCGCCGCCGCGACCGAGTGGGTGGCCTTCCTCGACGACGACGTCGTCCCCGGCCCCGGCTGGTGCGCCCGGCTCGCCGACGACCTCGCCGGCCTGCCGCCCGGCGTCGCCGGGTCCAAGGGCCGCGTCAGGGTCCCGCCGCCGGACGGGCAGCGCCCCACCGACTGGGAGCGGGGCACCGCCGGTCTCGCGGACGCCGACTGGATCACCGCCGACATGGCCTACCGGCGCGGCGTCCTCGCCGGGACGGGCGGCTTCGACGAACGGTTCCGCCGGGCCTACCGCGAGGACGCCGACCTGGCGCTGCGCGTCCTGGACGCCGGCCACCGCCTCGTCCGCGGCACGCGGGAGATCACCCATCCGGTGCGGCCCGCGGGTCCGTGGGCCTCGGTCCGCGCCCAGGCCGGCAACGCCGACGACGTCCTGATGTGGCGCCTGCACGGCCGTTCCTGGCGCGCCCGCGCCGGTGAGGGCCCGGGCCTGCTGCGCCGCCACGCCGCCACCACGCTCGCGGGCCTCGCCGCCCTCGTCACCGTGCCCCCCGCCCTCGTCGCGGCCCGGAGGCGGCCGCCCCGGAGGGGCCGGGTGACAGGGATCGCCCTGGTCTCCGGGACGGTCTGGGCCGCGCTCACCGCGCGGTTCGCCGCGGAGCGGATCCGGCCGGGGCCGCGGACGGGCGCCGAGGTCGCGCTGATGCTGGTGACCAGCGCCGTGATCCCGCCCGTGGCGATCCGGCACCGGATCCGGGGGCTCCTCGCGCACCGGCGCGCGCGGCCGTGGGCCGGGCCCCGGGTGGTCCTCTTCGACCGCGACGACACCCTCATCCGCGACGTCCCGTACAACGGCGACCCCCGGCGGGTCGAGCCGATGCCGGGGGCGCGGCGGGCCCTGGACCGGCTGCGGCGCCACGGGGTCCGCATCGGCGTGGTGTCCAACCAGTCGGGCGTGGCCAAGGGCCGCATCACGGCGGGGGACGTGCGGCGCGTGAACGCGCGCGTGGAGGAGCTGCTCGGCCGCGTCGACGTGTGGGAGTTCTGCCCCCACGACGGCGACGACGGATGCGCGTGCCGCAAGCCGCTGCCGGGGATGATCGAGCGCGCGGCGCGGCGGCTGGGCGCGCGGCCGTCCGACTGCGCCGTCATCGGCGACATCGGCGGCGACGTCGAGGCCGCCGCCGCGGCGGGTGCTCGCGGCATCCTCGTGCCCACCGGGCGGACCCTGCCAGTGGAGATCGCGCGCGCGCCGGAGACGGCGCCGACGCTGGAAGCCGCCGTGGACCTGCTGCTCGGCGGAGGGAGGTCGCGGTGA
- a CDS encoding NAD-dependent epimerase/dehydratase family protein: MRHRRAVVTGGSGFLGSHLCEALLARGISVVCLDNLLTGTSRNIAHLTGRRDFRFVRRDLTEPVHVPGEVGYVFHLASAASPADYLRLPIQTLEVGSQGTRNALELAEEKGARFVLASTSEVYGDPLVHPQPETYWGNVNPVGPRSVYDEAKRFGEALTSAFRHSRGLDAAIVRIFNTYGPRMRPDDGRAIPTFLRQALTGEDLTVTGDGSQTRSICHVDDTVRGIVALAMSRHPGPVNIGSPYELSMADLAELVVELTGSPSRIRFVERPEDDPRVRRPDTTLARELLGWSPRITVEEGLRGTIDWFEQELVVADPA; this comes from the coding sequence ATGAGACATCGACGCGCCGTGGTGACGGGAGGCTCGGGCTTCCTCGGGTCGCACCTGTGCGAGGCACTGCTCGCCCGGGGGATCTCGGTGGTGTGCCTGGACAATCTGCTGACCGGGACGTCGCGCAACATCGCGCACCTCACCGGGCGGCGGGACTTCCGGTTCGTCAGGCGCGACCTGACCGAACCCGTGCACGTGCCGGGCGAGGTCGGCTACGTGTTCCACCTCGCCTCGGCGGCGTCGCCGGCGGACTATCTGCGGCTTCCCATCCAGACCCTGGAGGTCGGCAGCCAGGGCACCCGCAACGCGCTGGAGCTGGCCGAGGAGAAGGGCGCCCGGTTCGTGCTGGCCTCCACCTCGGAGGTGTACGGCGACCCGCTCGTCCACCCGCAGCCGGAGACGTACTGGGGCAACGTGAACCCGGTGGGGCCGCGCAGCGTGTACGACGAGGCCAAGCGCTTCGGCGAGGCCCTGACCTCGGCGTTCCGGCATTCCCGGGGCCTCGACGCGGCGATCGTCCGGATCTTCAACACCTACGGGCCGAGGATGCGGCCCGACGACGGCCGCGCCATCCCGACGTTCCTGCGCCAGGCGCTGACGGGCGAGGACCTCACGGTGACGGGGGACGGCTCGCAGACGCGCTCGATCTGCCACGTCGACGACACCGTCCGCGGGATCGTGGCGCTCGCCATGTCCCGCCATCCGGGCCCGGTGAACATCGGCAGCCCGTACGAGCTCTCCATGGCCGATCTCGCGGAGCTGGTCGTCGAGCTGACCGGCTCACCGTCCCGGATCCGCTTCGTCGAGCGTCCCGAGGACGACCCGCGTGTCCGGCGTCCCGACACCACCCTGGCCCGCGAACTCCTCGGCTGGAGCCCGCGGATCACCGTCGAGGAGGGCCTGCGCGGCACGATCGACTGGTTCGAGCAGGAGCTGGTCGTCGCCGACCCCGCCTGA
- a CDS encoding glycosyltransferase family 9 protein: protein MRVLVARQDNIGDVLLAGPAVRAVAARAEEVVLLCGPRGRAAADLLPGVDEVIEWRAPWIDPEPDPVDVLDIERFTGTLAGFDRALILTSSHQSPLPLALLLRLAGTPWIGGISEDYPGSLLDLRHRPEGDVPEPLRMLALAEDAGFPASADTRLRVREPLPDTDHLTGGPGYVVVHPGASVPARAWPPAHCADAVRVLGAAGHRVVVTGHGDEKELTALVAGEDGLDLGGRTTLAELGSVLRGARAVVAGNTGPAHLAAAVGTPVVSLFAPTVPAARWAPFGVPLALLGDQQAPCKDSRARECPVDGHPCLASVRAEEVAAAVEIVAADVGPGGEVVA from the coding sequence GTGAGGGTGCTGGTGGCCAGGCAGGACAACATCGGCGACGTGCTGCTCGCCGGGCCCGCGGTGCGGGCGGTGGCCGCGCGCGCCGAGGAGGTCGTGCTGCTGTGCGGGCCGCGCGGCCGCGCCGCCGCCGACCTGCTCCCCGGCGTGGACGAGGTGATCGAGTGGCGCGCGCCGTGGATCGACCCGGAGCCCGACCCGGTCGACGTCCTGGACATCGAGCGGTTCACCGGGACGCTCGCGGGCTTCGACCGGGCGCTGATCCTCACCTCGTCGCACCAGTCGCCGCTGCCGCTGGCGCTGCTGCTGCGCCTGGCGGGGACGCCGTGGATCGGCGGCATCAGCGAGGACTACCCCGGCTCGCTGCTGGACCTGCGGCACCGTCCCGAGGGCGACGTGCCCGAGCCGCTGCGCATGCTCGCGCTCGCCGAGGACGCGGGGTTCCCCGCGTCGGCCGACACCCGGCTGCGGGTCCGTGAGCCGCTGCCCGACACCGACCACCTCACCGGCGGGCCCGGGTACGTGGTGGTGCATCCGGGGGCGTCCGTCCCGGCACGGGCGTGGCCGCCGGCGCACTGCGCCGACGCCGTGCGCGTCCTCGGCGCGGCCGGGCACCGTGTCGTCGTCACCGGCCACGGCGACGAGAAGGAGCTGACCGCGCTCGTCGCCGGGGAGGACGGGCTGGACCTCGGCGGCCGCACGACGCTGGCCGAGCTGGGGTCGGTGCTGCGGGGCGCGCGCGCCGTCGTCGCGGGCAACACCGGTCCCGCGCACCTGGCCGCCGCCGTCGGCACGCCCGTCGTGTCGCTGTTCGCGCCGACCGTCCCGGCCGCCCGGTGGGCGCCGTTCGGGGTCCCGCTGGCGCTGCTCGGCGACCAGCAGGCGCCCTGCAAGGACAGCCGGGCCCGCGAATGCCCGGTCGACGGGCACCCGTGCCTGGCGTCCGTCCGCGCCGAGGAGGTCGCCGCGGCCGTCGAGATCGTCGCGGCCGACGTCGGGCCCGGCGGGGAGGTGGTCGCATGA
- a CDS encoding D-sedoheptulose-7-phosphate isomerase, with the protein MEALAEAALRFREHVPTVAAWGRRLARVLGTGGRLLACGNGGSAAEAQHLTAELTGRFESDRRPLSAIPLHADTSAVTAIGNDYGPVDVFARQVQAHGRTGDVLLCLSTSGRSPNVIAAAHRARRTGMAAWALTGPGPNPLTGSCDDAIAVDAAATATVQEIHLAALHLLCGVIDEVLGVGG; encoded by the coding sequence CTGGAGGCGCTCGCGGAGGCCGCGCTGCGGTTCCGCGAGCACGTGCCGACGGTCGCCGCGTGGGGACGCCGGCTCGCCCGCGTCCTCGGCACCGGCGGGCGGCTGCTCGCCTGCGGCAACGGGGGCAGCGCCGCCGAGGCCCAGCATCTGACGGCCGAGCTGACCGGCAGGTTCGAGAGCGACCGGCGGCCGCTGTCGGCGATCCCGCTGCACGCCGACACCTCCGCGGTCACCGCCATCGGCAACGACTACGGCCCGGTGGACGTCTTCGCGCGGCAGGTGCAGGCGCACGGCCGCACCGGCGACGTGCTGCTCTGCCTGTCGACGAGCGGCCGCAGCCCCAACGTGATCGCGGCGGCGCACCGGGCGCGGCGCACGGGGATGGCCGCCTGGGCGCTGACCGGCCCGGGCCCGAACCCGCTCACCGGGTCCTGCGACGACGCCATCGCCGTGGACGCCGCGGCCACCGCGACCGTCCAGGAGATCCACCTCGCGGCGCTCCACCTGCTGTGCGGAGTGATCGACGAGGTCCTGGGGGTGGGGGGATGA
- a CDS encoding glycosyltransferase: protein MRVLLWHVHGSWATSFVHGPHTTLVPVTPGRGPDGRGRPDTFAWPGRAVEVPFDRLRDEEVDVVVLQRPRELRLTEEWLGRRPGRDVPAVYVEHDTPRRTPADAGWPEEIVPDSRHFLHDRADIPVVHVTHFNQLFWNCGRAPTTVIEHGVVDPGYRCTGDMPRAGVVINDPLRRGRVAGTDLLAGLAAAVPLDLFGMNVADVPGRLGIAPESLWTFEDLPQARMHEELARRRVYVHPYRWTSLGLALIEAMMLGLPVVALATTEAVEAVPPEAGVLSTRAGTLADAARSLTADPPRARQMGKEARAHAVDRYGLPRFLRDWQRTLWEVTR from the coding sequence ATGAGGGTCCTGCTCTGGCACGTGCACGGCTCGTGGGCGACGTCGTTCGTGCACGGCCCGCACACCACGCTGGTGCCCGTCACGCCCGGCCGCGGCCCGGACGGCAGGGGGCGCCCCGACACCTTCGCCTGGCCCGGCCGCGCCGTCGAGGTGCCCTTCGACCGGCTCCGGGACGAGGAGGTGGACGTGGTCGTCCTGCAGCGGCCGCGCGAGCTGCGCCTCACCGAGGAGTGGCTCGGCCGGCGCCCGGGACGCGACGTCCCCGCCGTGTACGTCGAGCACGACACCCCCCGCCGGACGCCCGCGGACGCCGGATGGCCGGAGGAGATCGTCCCCGACAGCCGGCATTTCCTGCACGACCGCGCCGACATCCCCGTCGTGCACGTCACCCACTTCAACCAGCTGTTCTGGAACTGCGGGCGGGCGCCGACCACGGTCATCGAGCACGGCGTCGTGGACCCCGGCTACCGCTGCACCGGTGACATGCCCCGCGCCGGCGTCGTCATCAACGACCCCCTCCGCCGGGGCCGCGTCGCGGGCACCGACCTGCTCGCCGGGCTGGCCGCGGCCGTCCCCCTCGACCTGTTCGGGATGAACGTCGCCGACGTCCCCGGACGGCTCGGCATCGCGCCCGAGTCGCTGTGGACCTTCGAGGACCTGCCGCAGGCGAGGATGCACGAGGAGCTCGCCCGCCGCCGCGTCTACGTCCACCCCTACCGGTGGACCTCGCTCGGCCTCGCGCTCATCGAGGCCATGATGCTCGGCCTGCCGGTGGTGGCGCTGGCCACCACCGAGGCCGTCGAGGCGGTGCCGCCGGAGGCGGGGGTGCTGTCCACGCGCGCCGGCACCCTCGCCGACGCCGCGCGGTCGCTGACCGCCGACCCGCCGCGTGCCCGCCAGATGGGCAAGGAGGCGCGGGCCCACGCCGTCGACCGCTACGGGCTGCCCCGGTTCCTGCGCGATTGGCAGCGGACTCTCTGGGAGGTAACGCGATGA
- a CDS encoding glycosyltransferase, protein MRIAMVSEHASPLAAAGGLGGADGGGQNVFVAELAAELGRQGHDVTVYTRRDAPALPRRVRLAPGVTVEHVPAGPPERIAKDDLLPWMHAFGLYLERRWSADPPDVAHAHFWMSGLAAVQASGPPGPRHVPVVQTYHALGSVKRRHQGDGDTSPASRVRLERALGRGADAVIATCADEVAELAALGVPRDRVSVVPCGVDLGLFTPRRGRDGADAGPLVVLSRLVERKGVDTAIEALAYLPGARLAVAGGPPRADLDGDPEVRRLRRVARDAGVSGRVEFLGRVGRDEVAPLLRSASAVVTLPWYEPFGMVPLEAMACGVPVVASGVGGHLDTVVPGVTGAHVPPRDPGAAAAAIRELLDDPVKRAAMGRAGRDRARARYSWARVAAGTAGVYRRAGALSGVAA, encoded by the coding sequence ATGAGGATTGCCATGGTCTCCGAGCACGCCAGCCCGCTGGCCGCCGCCGGCGGGCTCGGCGGGGCGGACGGCGGCGGGCAGAACGTGTTCGTCGCCGAGCTGGCCGCCGAGCTGGGCCGCCAAGGGCACGACGTCACCGTCTACACCCGCCGGGACGCCCCCGCCCTCCCCCGCCGCGTCCGCCTCGCGCCCGGGGTGACCGTCGAGCACGTCCCGGCGGGCCCGCCCGAGCGCATCGCCAAGGACGACCTGCTGCCCTGGATGCACGCGTTCGGCCTCTACCTGGAGCGGCGCTGGTCCGCCGATCCGCCCGACGTGGCGCACGCCCACTTCTGGATGAGCGGGCTCGCCGCCGTCCAGGCGTCCGGCCCGCCGGGCCCCCGGCATGTGCCGGTGGTGCAGACCTACCACGCGCTCGGCAGCGTCAAGCGCCGCCACCAGGGCGACGGCGACACCAGTCCCGCCTCCCGCGTCCGGCTGGAGCGGGCCCTCGGGCGCGGCGCCGACGCCGTCATCGCGACGTGCGCGGACGAGGTCGCCGAGCTCGCCGCGCTGGGCGTCCCGCGCGACCGCGTGTCGGTCGTCCCGTGCGGCGTCGACCTCGGCCTCTTCACACCCCGCCGGGGACGGGACGGCGCGGACGCGGGCCCGCTCGTGGTGCTGTCCCGCCTGGTCGAGCGCAAGGGCGTCGACACCGCCATCGAGGCGCTGGCGTACCTGCCGGGCGCCCGGCTGGCCGTCGCCGGAGGACCGCCGCGCGCGGACCTGGACGGCGACCCGGAGGTGCGCAGGCTGCGGCGGGTGGCGCGGGACGCGGGCGTCTCCGGCCGCGTGGAGTTCCTCGGGCGGGTCGGCCGCGACGAGGTCGCCCCGCTGCTGCGGTCGGCGAGCGCGGTCGTCACGCTGCCCTGGTACGAGCCGTTCGGGATGGTGCCGCTGGAGGCCATGGCCTGCGGCGTGCCCGTCGTGGCGAGCGGCGTCGGCGGTCATCTCGACACCGTCGTCCCGGGCGTCACCGGCGCGCACGTGCCGCCCCGCGATCCCGGGGCCGCCGCCGCGGCGATCCGGGAGCTGCTGGACGACCCGGTGAAGCGTGCCGCGATGGGCCGCGCGGGCCGCGACCGGGCGCGGGCCCGCTACTCGTGGGCGCGCGTGGCCGCCGGCACCGCCGGCGTCTACCGGCGGGCGGGCGCCCTGAGCGGGGTGGCGGCGTGA
- a CDS encoding ChaB family protein, with amino-acid sequence MPGREDMPSTLRRSPEDAQDTWVKAHDSAVEQYGEGERAHRTAFSALKHRFEKIGDRWKRKAGGRKGPSDEQAAKDTPQSRSRPSKTAEGVDANATKKHLYEIAKRLDVQGRSTMTKDELVKAIQKANRRATAKARE; translated from the coding sequence ATGCCGGGCCGCGAGGACATGCCCTCGACGCTCCGCCGCTCACCCGAGGACGCGCAGGACACCTGGGTCAAGGCCCACGACTCCGCGGTCGAGCAGTACGGCGAGGGCGAGCGGGCGCACCGCACCGCGTTCAGCGCCCTCAAGCACAGATTCGAGAAGATCGGCGACCGCTGGAAGCGCAAGGCGGGCGGGCGGAAGGGCCCCTCGGACGAGCAGGCCGCCAAGGACACGCCGCAGTCGCGCAGCAGGCCGTCCAAGACCGCCGAGGGCGTCGACGCCAACGCCACCAAGAAGCACCTGTACGAGATCGCGAAGCGGCTCGACGTCCAGGGCCGGTCCACCATGACCAAGGACGAACTGGTCAAGGCGATCCAGAAGGCCAACCGCCGCGCGACCGCAAAAGCCCGCGAGTAA
- a CDS encoding glycosyltransferase family 9 protein has protein sequence MAVTTSAPLPTTARRVVVLRALGLGDLLTAVPALRAVRRGMPGARLTLAAPKALTALARATGAVDAVLPADGLAPLPPAGPVDVAVNLHGRGPRSHRVLAALSPGRLMAFACTAAPHADGPDWDPDEHEVARWCRLVRAYGFHADPGDLDLAAPRAASPAPGAVVVHPGAAFPARRWPAERFAAVAAALRDGGERVVVTGGPGEAAIARRVVELAGLDPGADLSGRTPLPRLAALVAGARLVVCGDTGPAHLATAFRTPSVLLFGPTPPGRWGPPDRAEHLVLWAGRRGDPHGREPHPGLLEITAGQAVEAAGRALAHTVRGPG, from the coding sequence GTGGCCGTGACCACCAGCGCGCCGCTGCCGACGACGGCGCGCCGCGTCGTGGTCCTGCGCGCCCTCGGCCTGGGCGACCTGCTGACCGCCGTGCCCGCGCTGCGGGCCGTGCGCCGCGGGATGCCCGGGGCCCGGCTGACGCTCGCCGCGCCCAAGGCATTGACGGCGCTGGCCCGCGCCACCGGCGCCGTCGACGCGGTCCTGCCCGCGGACGGCCTGGCCCCGCTGCCGCCCGCCGGGCCGGTGGACGTGGCGGTCAACCTGCACGGCCGGGGCCCGCGGAGCCACCGCGTCCTCGCGGCGCTGTCACCGGGCCGGCTGATGGCGTTCGCCTGCACCGCCGCCCCGCACGCCGACGGCCCCGACTGGGACCCCGACGAGCACGAGGTGGCGCGGTGGTGCCGGCTCGTCCGCGCGTACGGGTTCCACGCCGACCCCGGCGACCTGGACCTGGCGGCGCCCCGGGCCGCCTCCCCCGCGCCCGGCGCCGTGGTGGTCCACCCGGGGGCGGCCTTCCCCGCGCGGCGCTGGCCGGCCGAGCGGTTCGCGGCCGTCGCGGCCGCGCTGCGGGACGGCGGCGAACGCGTCGTCGTCACCGGCGGCCCCGGCGAGGCGGCCATCGCGCGCCGCGTCGTCGAGCTCGCCGGGCTGGACCCGGGCGCCGACCTGTCGGGCCGTACACCGCTGCCGCGGCTCGCCGCGCTCGTCGCCGGCGCCCGCCTCGTGGTGTGCGGCGACACCGGCCCCGCCCACCTGGCCACCGCGTTCCGGACGCCGTCGGTGCTGCTGTTCGGCCCGACGCCGCCCGGCCGCTGGGGGCCGCCCGACCGCGCCGAGCACCTGGTCCTGTGGGCCGGGCGGCGCGGCGACCCGCACGGCCGCGAACCGCATCCCGGCCTGCTGGAGATCACCGCCGGCCAGGCCGTCGAGGCGGCAGGCCGCGCGCTCGCCCACACCGTGAGGGGACCAGGATGA
- a CDS encoding PfkB family carbohydrate kinase has translation MTAPLVVVGDVLLDIDIVGTSSRLCPDAPVPVVEQAEERPRPGGAGLAALLAAASGREVVLVTALADDEPGRRLRAMLERHVEVAAFHLHGGTPCKLRIRAGEQSVARLDTGEGQALDGPVGPRVTDAVAGAGAVLVSDYGRGVTRHRAVRSLLGDLPGHVPVVWDPHPKGEPPVPGTRLLTPNEEEAARLAAADGAEIGGSGLAAAGRRGRHLGRLWGLDGVAITLGAEGALLCDGTRTPFLAPAEPARGDACGAGDGFAVGAVDVLADGGPLTAAVTEGVRRASEFVRAGAASALATRLTENGTARLVPERGEDAFGLAERTRRAGGTVVATGGCFDLLHAGHVSLLRQARRLGDCLIVCVNSDASVRRRKGPDRPVTPAADRVRVLEALSDVDAAVVFDDDTPAPLLERLRPQVWVKGADYAGTPLPEAGTVRANGGEVVLLPLLEGRSTSRLLSTTKGTAS, from the coding sequence ATGACCGCGCCGCTGGTCGTGGTGGGCGACGTCCTGCTCGACATCGACATCGTCGGCACCAGCAGCCGGCTCTGCCCGGACGCGCCGGTCCCGGTCGTCGAGCAGGCCGAGGAGCGCCCCCGCCCGGGCGGCGCGGGGCTGGCCGCGCTGCTGGCGGCGGCGTCCGGCCGCGAGGTGGTGCTCGTCACCGCGCTGGCCGACGACGAGCCCGGCCGGCGGCTGCGCGCGATGCTGGAGCGGCACGTGGAGGTCGCCGCGTTCCACCTGCACGGCGGGACGCCCTGCAAGCTGCGCATCCGCGCGGGAGAGCAGTCGGTGGCGCGCCTGGACACAGGGGAAGGGCAGGCCCTGGACGGGCCCGTCGGTCCGCGCGTCACCGACGCCGTGGCGGGGGCCGGCGCCGTGCTGGTCTCCGACTACGGGCGCGGCGTGACCCGGCACCGCGCCGTCCGGTCCCTGCTGGGCGACCTGCCCGGCCACGTCCCGGTCGTGTGGGACCCGCACCCGAAGGGGGAGCCGCCGGTGCCCGGCACGCGGCTGCTCACCCCGAACGAGGAGGAGGCCGCACGGCTCGCCGCGGCGGACGGCGCCGAGATCGGCGGATCCGGGCTGGCGGCGGCCGGGCGGCGCGGCCGGCATCTCGGCCGGCTGTGGGGCCTGGACGGCGTCGCGATCACCCTCGGCGCCGAGGGCGCCCTGCTGTGCGACGGGACGCGCACGCCCTTCCTCGCCCCGGCCGAACCCGCGCGGGGCGACGCGTGCGGGGCCGGCGACGGCTTCGCGGTCGGGGCGGTGGACGTGCTCGCCGACGGCGGACCGCTCACCGCGGCGGTCACCGAGGGCGTCCGGCGCGCCTCGGAGTTCGTCCGGGCGGGCGCGGCGTCGGCGCTCGCCACGCGGCTCACCGAGAACGGCACCGCCCGGCTCGTCCCCGAACGCGGGGAGGACGCCTTCGGCCTCGCCGAGCGCACCCGGCGCGCCGGCGGCACGGTCGTGGCGACCGGCGGCTGCTTCGACCTGCTGCACGCCGGGCACGTCAGCCTGCTGCGGCAGGCGCGGCGGCTCGGCGACTGCCTGATCGTCTGCGTGAACTCCGACGCCTCGGTGCGCCGCCGCAAGGGCCCGGACCGCCCGGTGACGCCCGCCGCCGACCGCGTCCGGGTGCTGGAGGCGCTCAGCGACGTGGACGCGGCGGTGGTCTTCGACGACGACACCCCGGCGCCGCTGCTGGAGCGGCTGCGGCCGCAGGTGTGGGTCAAGGGCGCCGACTACGCCGGGACCCCGCTGCCCGAGGCCGGCACGGTCCGGGCCAACGGCGGCGAGGTGGTCCTGCTGCCCCTGCTCGAAGGGCGCTCCACCTCACGCCTGCTGTCGACGACGAAGGGAACCGCATCATGA